A window from Synechococcus sp. RSCCF101 encodes these proteins:
- a CDS encoding esterase-like activity of phytase family protein: MAASPDSSIDLGGAEIAVNSPDHDAALVITGGETLKVVDISDPTAPVELTDQEQTLPGDAQSVDVASDLAAVAVANPDDARTEPGTVEFFRLAGSGGDTTLESAGSVQVGNLPDSLAFNADGSKVVVANEGEPNDFYGTDDGVDPPGSISVIDVDRTTPANSLVTNLGFDAAQTAWLQARGVRISGVDGTDASTDLEPEYVAIYGDQAFVTLQENNAVVVVDLQTNTISEIRSLGIKDWFRGTPTVENIDFSITYPGESGVEAPTQLADPNFPDDVIIAGGLSGLWYDPGAGSYYTISDRGPQAQDIPEGQGFAFEGEKVFNDPEYPITIYELTRNGDGLEQTDSIVLNVPDGSGGFRPSTGIGQLFTIDPVNGTISGPDDAAFTPDGSGGYVPVSPDAFGLDTESVLRLSIEGLNEGNPVFAVSDEYRPQVAFFDAETGNLVQRIVPMGTDYSAIDYEAGRGDVADFTLTTLPEVYSERRGNRGFEGMVYNSDDGLLYAFIQSPMSVGGSRTQSEVRRVLAIDPLSGTPQAEYVYVQVGASNQDKIGDAVYDAERGVFYAIDRDSGTARTSNKSVLELDFSSATDVLPLTTGDGWTDAIGAAQPELFGSPEELSQALDAAGINPVAQLDLFNLPSIGANPAFDKPEGLALLPDGSLVVGYDNDFLRADGRPDNQLSVIRFDPLEVDTSDRDGAINPGPRDFYGLRMPDSIATFVADGEVFTVTANEGDGRVRPDEVNFEAPADGTYYYGTTAPVDEAAILKQFTDPLDGTSTVFITDMEVAGSTSFEAEEEDEFFVTLKYGPVADDDFYSDEVRAGKLDEPSDNPIVSADGEGRLKTIADLNTADRLYGFGGRSITIYDSNGNVVYDSGDLLAQVAISAGLYSDGRSDDKGTEPEGVATTVIGEGDDAQTFAFVGLERTDAVSVAFNVTDPYNVTLEDVFISTDSERPEGLEFLPGSNGEPGFLMVANEDSGTLDFFSFPSADDDTPAAPFTLELLHVTDQEAGSDAIVDAPNLSAVLNALRNEDLGNDGLVDNTLTLSSGDAFIPGVFFDASEAVFGAAGVADIEIQNELGFQAIALGNHEFDLGTEFLAGLIDGSAAAGFDGTDFPYLATNLDFSSDPNLAPLETAGGQAPQGNVVTSSTLIDVNGETIGVVGATTPTLASISSPGQVGISPTPFDPNLTDAQLDALAAEIQSEVDALLSVNPSLNKIVLLGHMQQIAIEEALAARLEKVDIIVAGGSNTRLVDENDRLRDGDSAQGEYPTFITNAGGSQTAVVNTDGSYKYVGRLVIDFDADGNIVPQSYDPDVSGAYATDDQGVADLNASGLVDPEVQDIVDRIEAEIIATEGNVLGVSDVFLNGNRSGTFAADDPDGVRTQETNLGNLTADANLAAAQAIDDTVVVSLKNGGGIRASIGETVVPPGGSEAVRQPNPELVDGDGIVIKPEGGISQTDIQTTLAFNNGLTLLTLTKEELVAALEHGVSALPDVSGRFPQIAGVEFSFDPAQADGDRIESAVIVDENGAIVTPLVQSGELVGDPEQAFRIVTLDFLARPRFDDNGAFIGAGDGYPLPNFNTDPSLGEVASQEDLDRIDPVALEQEGVQTGDATFADDGTEQDALAEFLLDNFPDSANAFDQEDVGPDSDERIQNLEFSTDSVFPPAPPLTPPTGGGDDSSSGGGEVSAPDDSSPSGPPANSPIPGIANSIVAGSGDDTIAGGVESSFLGGGAGNDAITGGGSDDDIRGNSGDDNLDGGGGNDFVRGGQGRDVVTGNSGDDQLLGDLGSDSVIGGDGDDILNGNVGADSLTGGAGADQFRLSKGNDVITDFSFAEGDLIAIVSGQEFRLNQVGSDLEIIRDGFGTTTLLDVSLAAFEAANPITFL, from the coding sequence ATGGCCGCTTCTCCCGACTCCAGCATCGATCTCGGTGGAGCCGAAATCGCCGTCAACTCACCGGATCACGACGCGGCGCTGGTGATCACCGGTGGTGAGACCCTCAAGGTGGTGGACATCAGTGACCCCACCGCTCCGGTCGAGCTCACCGACCAGGAGCAGACCCTGCCGGGCGATGCCCAGAGCGTGGATGTGGCCAGTGACCTGGCGGCCGTGGCCGTGGCCAACCCCGACGATGCCCGCACCGAGCCCGGCACGGTGGAGTTCTTCCGTCTGGCCGGAAGCGGCGGGGACACAACCCTGGAATCGGCCGGGTCGGTGCAGGTGGGCAACCTTCCCGATTCCCTCGCCTTCAACGCCGACGGCAGCAAGGTGGTGGTGGCCAACGAAGGCGAGCCCAACGACTTCTACGGCACCGACGACGGGGTGGATCCGCCCGGATCGATCTCGGTGATCGATGTGGACCGAACCACGCCGGCCAACTCCCTGGTGACGAACCTCGGTTTCGATGCGGCCCAGACCGCATGGCTGCAGGCCCGCGGCGTTCGGATCAGTGGTGTGGATGGCACGGATGCCTCCACCGATCTGGAGCCCGAGTACGTGGCCATCTACGGGGATCAGGCCTTCGTGACGCTGCAGGAGAACAACGCTGTGGTCGTTGTCGATCTGCAGACCAACACGATTTCGGAGATCCGGAGCCTCGGCATCAAGGACTGGTTCCGCGGCACTCCAACAGTTGAGAACATCGATTTCTCCATCACCTACCCCGGGGAAAGCGGTGTTGAGGCCCCGACGCAGCTCGCGGATCCGAACTTTCCGGATGACGTGATCATCGCAGGTGGCCTCTCCGGTCTCTGGTACGACCCCGGCGCCGGCAGCTACTACACCATCAGTGACCGGGGACCACAGGCCCAGGACATCCCAGAGGGTCAGGGCTTCGCCTTTGAAGGGGAGAAGGTCTTCAACGACCCTGAGTACCCGATCACCATCTATGAGCTGACCCGCAACGGCGATGGCCTTGAGCAGACGGATTCCATCGTTCTGAACGTGCCGGATGGCAGTGGTGGCTTCCGTCCCAGCACCGGCATCGGTCAGTTGTTCACGATCGATCCGGTCAATGGCACGATCAGCGGCCCTGATGATGCCGCCTTCACTCCCGATGGCAGCGGTGGCTATGTTCCCGTCAGCCCCGATGCCTTTGGCCTCGATACCGAATCGGTGCTGCGCCTGAGCATTGAGGGGCTCAATGAGGGCAACCCGGTCTTCGCTGTTTCCGATGAATACCGCCCCCAGGTGGCCTTCTTCGATGCGGAAACCGGGAACCTGGTGCAGCGCATCGTGCCCATGGGCACGGATTATTCCGCCATCGACTATGAAGCCGGCCGTGGTGATGTGGCCGATTTCACCCTCACCACCCTTCCGGAGGTGTACTCCGAGCGCCGCGGGAACCGGGGCTTCGAAGGCATGGTCTACAACAGCGACGATGGGCTGCTCTACGCCTTCATCCAGAGCCCGATGTCGGTGGGCGGGAGCCGGACTCAGAGTGAAGTGCGCCGTGTTCTGGCGATCGACCCGCTGAGTGGGACACCCCAGGCTGAGTACGTGTATGTGCAGGTGGGCGCCTCCAATCAGGACAAGATCGGTGATGCGGTGTATGACGCCGAGCGCGGTGTCTTTTACGCAATCGACCGCGACAGTGGCACCGCTCGCACTTCCAATAAGTCGGTGCTGGAGCTGGATTTCTCCAGCGCCACCGATGTGCTGCCGCTCACCACAGGAGATGGCTGGACCGATGCCATCGGCGCGGCGCAGCCCGAGCTGTTCGGCAGCCCGGAGGAGCTCTCGCAGGCTCTGGACGCCGCCGGCATTAATCCGGTGGCCCAGCTCGACCTGTTCAACCTTCCCTCCATCGGCGCGAACCCCGCGTTTGACAAGCCGGAGGGTCTGGCTCTGCTGCCCGACGGCAGTCTGGTGGTCGGCTACGACAACGACTTCCTGCGGGCCGATGGGCGGCCCGACAACCAGCTGAGTGTGATCCGCTTCGATCCGTTGGAGGTCGACACGTCCGATCGCGATGGCGCGATCAATCCCGGTCCGCGCGATTTCTACGGCCTGCGCATGCCCGATTCCATTGCCACCTTCGTGGCTGATGGCGAGGTGTTCACGGTCACGGCCAACGAAGGTGACGGACGTGTGCGGCCGGATGAGGTGAACTTCGAGGCCCCGGCAGATGGGACTTACTACTACGGCACCACGGCTCCTGTGGATGAGGCGGCCATCCTTAAGCAGTTCACCGATCCACTCGACGGGACCAGCACGGTGTTCATCACCGATATGGAGGTGGCGGGCTCCACATCCTTCGAGGCAGAAGAAGAAGACGAATTCTTCGTCACGCTGAAGTACGGCCCTGTGGCCGACGACGACTTCTACAGCGATGAAGTCAGAGCTGGCAAGCTCGACGAGCCTTCCGACAATCCCATCGTGAGCGCCGACGGTGAGGGGCGCCTCAAGACCATCGCCGATCTCAACACGGCGGACCGTCTCTACGGCTTCGGCGGCCGCTCGATCACCATCTATGACTCCAACGGCAACGTTGTGTACGACTCCGGCGATCTGTTGGCGCAGGTGGCCATTTCAGCCGGTCTGTACAGCGATGGCCGCAGCGACGACAAGGGCACCGAACCCGAGGGTGTGGCCACCACAGTGATCGGAGAAGGGGACGACGCCCAGACGTTCGCTTTCGTCGGGCTTGAGCGCACCGATGCCGTGTCGGTCGCCTTCAACGTGACCGACCCCTACAACGTGACTCTGGAGGACGTGTTCATCAGCACCGACTCCGAGCGACCTGAAGGCCTTGAGTTCCTTCCTGGCAGCAACGGGGAACCCGGATTCCTGATGGTGGCCAATGAGGACAGTGGCACGCTCGATTTCTTCTCTTTCCCCTCAGCTGATGACGACACACCGGCGGCTCCCTTCACCCTGGAGCTCCTGCACGTCACGGACCAGGAGGCCGGCAGTGATGCCATCGTTGACGCCCCCAACCTCTCTGCCGTTCTGAACGCCCTCCGGAATGAGGATCTCGGCAACGACGGCCTGGTCGACAACACCCTGACCCTGTCGTCTGGTGATGCTTTCATTCCCGGGGTGTTCTTCGATGCCTCCGAGGCCGTTTTCGGTGCGGCCGGTGTGGCTGACATCGAGATTCAGAACGAACTCGGCTTCCAGGCCATCGCGCTGGGCAATCACGAGTTTGACCTCGGCACCGAGTTCCTGGCCGGTCTGATCGATGGCTCGGCCGCTGCTGGATTCGACGGCACCGACTTCCCTTACCTCGCCACCAACCTCGACTTTTCCAGCGACCCCAACCTTGCTCCTCTGGAAACAGCCGGTGGTCAGGCTCCTCAGGGCAATGTGGTCACCTCCTCCACGCTGATCGACGTCAACGGCGAGACCATCGGCGTGGTTGGTGCCACCACCCCCACCCTGGCATCCATCTCCAGCCCCGGTCAGGTCGGCATCAGTCCCACACCCTTCGACCCCAACCTTACCGACGCGCAGCTGGATGCGCTGGCTGCTGAGATCCAGAGCGAGGTGGACGCTCTGCTGAGCGTGAATCCCTCCCTCAACAAGATTGTGCTGCTTGGCCACATGCAGCAGATCGCGATCGAGGAGGCCCTGGCTGCACGCCTTGAGAAGGTCGACATCATCGTGGCGGGTGGCTCCAACACGCGCCTCGTTGATGAGAACGACCGTCTGCGCGATGGTGACAGCGCTCAGGGTGAGTACCCCACCTTCATCACCAATGCTGGTGGCAGCCAGACAGCCGTGGTGAACACGGATGGTTCCTACAAGTATGTGGGCCGCCTCGTGATCGACTTCGACGCCGATGGCAACATCGTGCCCCAGTCGTACGACCCTGATGTGTCCGGTGCGTATGCCACCGATGATCAGGGTGTCGCCGACCTCAATGCATCGGGGCTGGTCGATCCCGAAGTCCAGGATATCGTTGATCGTATTGAGGCTGAGATCATCGCCACCGAGGGCAACGTTCTCGGTGTGAGCGATGTGTTCCTCAATGGCAACCGCTCCGGCACCTTTGCTGCCGACGATCCCGACGGTGTGCGCACCCAGGAGACCAACCTGGGCAACCTCACTGCTGATGCGAATCTGGCTGCCGCTCAGGCGATCGACGACACGGTTGTCGTCTCCCTCAAGAACGGTGGTGGCATCCGCGCCTCCATCGGAGAAACGGTGGTGCCGCCCGGTGGCAGCGAGGCCGTTCGCCAACCCAACCCCGAGTTGGTCGATGGCGACGGCATTGTGATCAAACCCGAGGGCGGCATCTCCCAGACTGATATCCAGACCACCCTGGCCTTCAACAACGGTCTCACCCTGCTGACCCTGACCAAGGAGGAGCTCGTTGCCGCGCTTGAGCACGGCGTGAGTGCTCTCCCCGATGTCTCCGGTCGCTTCCCGCAGATCGCGGGTGTCGAGTTTTCCTTTGATCCGGCCCAGGCGGATGGTGATCGCATCGAGAGTGCGGTCATCGTCGATGAGAACGGTGCCATCGTCACGCCGCTGGTTCAATCGGGCGAGCTGGTGGGTGATCCCGAGCAGGCCTTCCGGATCGTCACCCTCGACTTTCTCGCCCGCCCCCGGTTTGACGACAATGGTGCCTTCATCGGCGCCGGTGACGGTTATCCCCTCCCCAACTTCAACACCGATCCCAGCCTTGGAGAGGTGGCCTCTCAGGAGGATCTGGACCGCATCGATCCGGTGGCGCTTGAACAGGAGGGTGTGCAGACCGGGGATGCCACCTTTGCCGACGACGGCACCGAGCAGGATGCCCTCGCTGAATTCCTCCTCGACAACTTCCCTGATTCAGCCAATGCCTTCGATCAGGAGGATGTGGGACCTGATTCTGATGAGCGCATCCAGAACCTGGAGTTCAGCACCGACAGCGTCTTCCCGCCAGCACCCCCGTTGACACCCCCAACCGGCGGTGGTGACGACAGCAGCAGTGGTGGTGGCGAGGTGTCCGCTCCGGACGACAGCTCACCCAGCGGCCCTCCGGCGAACAGCCCGATTCCAGGCATCGCCAACAGCATCGTCGCTGGTTCCGGCGATGACACGATCGCTGGTGGTGTCGAGAGCAGCTTCCTTGGTGGTGGTGCTGGCAACGACGCCATCACTGGCGGTGGATCGGATGATGACATCCGTGGCAATTCCGGTGACGACAACCTGGACGGCGGAGGTGGCAACGACTTCGTTCGAGGTGGTCAGGGTCGAGATGTGGTGACCGGCAACTCCGGTGACGACCAGCTCCTCGGCGACCTCGGCTCCGATAGTGTCATCGGCGGTGATGGTGACGACATCCTCAACGGCAATGTCGGTGCCGATAGTCTTACCGGCGGTGCCGGCGCTGACCAGTTCCGCCTGAGCAAGGGCAACGATGTGATCACCGATTTCAGCTTCGCTGAAGGAGACCTCATCGCCATCGTGAGCGGTCAGGAGTTCAGGCTCAACCAGGTCGGAAGCGACCTTGAGATCATCCGAGATGGCTTCGGAACCACGACCCTGCTCGATGTGAGCCTGGCAGCCTTCGAGGCTGCCAATCCCATCACCTTCCTCTGA
- a CDS encoding sensor domain-containing diguanylate cyclase, with amino-acid sequence MREHQGTLGPYASDIVISRQGVGSFKVVSCFGSVIRDILLEHGIDLDSEREWFPFQDYLDAIWEVRDRFGDATMFSIGCNVSSEALWPAGIDSLGAALASIDAAYHLNHRGDADIGFYAARQLSPDHHELTCHTPYPPYLDLGIIRGICKTFAPENEPWAISQPSPDDSGDCPHRFVVGVSTSNGAKPRHAWMNSESALLQAVLEEAYSVMNDVAETLTQRTIEMQGSRDQYKRLINNLGERFAVFSESLETRELLYISSGCEQIFDLPSSSALAHRLEDVIRWSDDSRRLMRENHRKTTSGEASHQCHEYSFHHSSGHLRHVEITSRIARDLDGSLVNEGIIQNITYRKELELELQQAATHDPLTSLLNRGEFERRYSNEYQRSQRYKRPLSVIMLDLDHFKLMNDAHGHQAGDAVLRAVADIVLSETRQSDVCGRYGGEEIVMALPDAPPADAERFAERVRQRIQGQRIPYGQQMLQLTASLGVATSDPTCPSAAALISWADQALYASKAAGRNCTTVHRPARHDAASERPERSGEDRLSHLA; translated from the coding sequence ATGAGGGAGCATCAGGGAACCCTTGGTCCCTACGCATCGGACATTGTGATCTCGCGTCAGGGAGTCGGGAGTTTCAAGGTCGTGAGCTGCTTTGGCAGTGTCATCAGAGACATCCTGCTTGAACATGGCATCGACCTGGATTCAGAACGAGAATGGTTCCCTTTCCAGGATTACCTGGACGCCATCTGGGAGGTTCGAGACCGCTTCGGCGATGCCACCATGTTTTCCATCGGTTGCAATGTGTCGAGTGAAGCCCTCTGGCCAGCTGGCATTGACTCGCTAGGGGCTGCACTCGCGTCGATCGATGCGGCCTACCACCTCAATCACAGAGGCGATGCCGACATCGGCTTCTACGCCGCCAGACAGCTTTCGCCGGATCACCATGAACTGACCTGCCACACTCCCTATCCGCCCTATCTGGATCTGGGGATCATCAGGGGAATCTGCAAGACGTTCGCCCCGGAGAACGAGCCCTGGGCGATCAGCCAGCCGTCTCCTGATGACAGCGGTGACTGCCCCCATCGGTTCGTGGTTGGTGTCAGCACGAGCAATGGGGCCAAACCCCGTCATGCGTGGATGAACAGCGAATCAGCCCTGTTGCAAGCTGTTCTCGAGGAAGCCTACAGCGTCATGAATGATGTCGCCGAGACGCTGACTCAGCGAACCATCGAGATGCAGGGCTCAAGAGATCAATACAAGCGTCTCATCAACAATCTCGGCGAACGCTTCGCCGTATTCAGCGAGAGCCTGGAGACCAGAGAGCTCCTGTATATCAGCTCAGGTTGCGAGCAGATCTTTGACCTCCCTTCCTCGTCCGCCCTGGCGCATCGCCTGGAGGACGTCATCCGCTGGAGCGACGACAGCAGGCGGCTCATGCGAGAGAATCACAGGAAGACGACAAGCGGGGAGGCGTCTCATCAATGCCACGAATACAGCTTTCATCATTCCAGCGGCCACCTGCGGCACGTCGAGATCACGAGTCGCATCGCCAGAGATCTGGACGGCTCACTGGTGAATGAGGGTATCATTCAGAACATCACCTATCGAAAGGAACTGGAGCTGGAGCTCCAACAGGCCGCAACTCACGACCCACTGACGTCACTGCTCAATCGAGGCGAGTTTGAACGGCGTTACAGCAATGAATACCAGCGCTCACAACGCTACAAACGCCCTCTTTCAGTGATCATGTTGGATCTTGATCACTTCAAGCTGATGAATGATGCGCATGGCCATCAGGCCGGCGATGCCGTCCTCAGAGCCGTTGCAGACATCGTCCTCTCGGAGACACGCCAGTCTGATGTCTGCGGTCGCTACGGCGGCGAAGAAATTGTGATGGCACTCCCCGATGCGCCGCCCGCGGATGCGGAGCGATTCGCAGAACGTGTTCGCCAGCGCATCCAGGGCCAGAGGATCCCTTACGGACAACAGATGCTGCAACTCACCGCGAGCCTTGGCGTGGCCACATCCGATCCAACGTGCCCGTCTGCAGCTGCGCTGATCTCATGGGCTGACCAGGCTCTGTATGCATCCAAGGCAGCGGGTCGCAACTGCACGACCGTTCACCGCCCGGCCAGGCATGACGCCGCGTCCGAGCGACCAGAGCGGTCAGGCGAAGACCGCCTGAGCCATTTGGCCTGA
- a CDS encoding peroxiredoxin-like family protein — MQAPAELLDTLSGRPSMAPGRRRLVLLFGQLGDFDSLEYAQALVSVLPQLEAAAIGLLAIGIGDSSGADRFCGFTGFPRASLEVVPDAALHRSLGLYSGLETPGGPWPALLLMCAGIGSPGTLGEVLRGYTGDRRAPQRIADDETIRTGVLPPIRGAMFRNAGGGGFQRPFELATVRLRNMNEVLRHWRTYVPRDDHLTQRGGTFLLDADDTLLYQHRDRGILGFSETMHQPLAFLEPYLAAVPSA, encoded by the coding sequence ATGCAAGCGCCGGCTGAACTGCTCGACACCCTCTCCGGGCGGCCATCGATGGCGCCCGGCCGCCGGCGCCTGGTGCTGCTCTTCGGGCAGCTGGGCGATTTCGATTCTCTCGAGTACGCCCAGGCTCTGGTGTCTGTGCTGCCCCAGCTGGAAGCCGCGGCGATCGGCCTGCTCGCCATCGGCATCGGAGATTCGAGCGGAGCGGATCGCTTCTGCGGCTTCACGGGCTTTCCCAGGGCCAGCCTCGAGGTGGTGCCGGATGCAGCGCTGCATCGGTCGCTGGGTCTCTACAGCGGGCTGGAGACCCCCGGCGGTCCCTGGCCGGCACTGCTGCTGATGTGCGCGGGGATCGGGTCGCCCGGCACCCTGGGGGAAGTGCTCCGCGGCTACACCGGCGATCGCCGGGCGCCCCAGCGCATCGCCGACGACGAGACGATCCGAACCGGCGTGCTGCCGCCGATTCGCGGGGCGATGTTCCGCAATGCCGGTGGTGGCGGCTTCCAGAGGCCCTTCGAGCTGGCCACGGTTCGCCTGCGCAACATGAACGAGGTGCTGCGCCACTGGCGCACCTACGTGCCGCGGGACGACCACCTCACCCAGCGGGGAGGCACCTTCCTGCTCGATGCCGACGACACCCTTCTGTACCAGCATCGCGATCGGGGCATCCTCGGCTTCTCCGAAACGATGCACCAGCCCCTCGCGTTTCTCGAGCCCTATCTGGCGGCCGTGCCATCAGCCTGA
- a CDS encoding DUF5996 family protein, with protein MAMTASIHSWPELSYRRHRDTYDTVHLWTQIVGKIRLALTPWLNHSWHVPLYVSATGLTTSLITHHEQGFEIRFDFIDHRLWLHSSSGAHQSFALEPMSVATFYRRTMEALAQLGLQPAITPTPVELPDPVLPLPSDEEHASYDAAAMTRLFQALLQSHRVLTLFRSRFLGKASPVHFFWGAFDLAATRFSGRPAPLHPGGSPHCADWIMQEAYSHEVCSAGFWPGAGLGEAAFYAYAYPEPTGFSAWPVEPAPATYNTSLGEFILPYEAVRCSADPDATLLRFLESTYAGAATLADWDRQALERAESPGLDRG; from the coding sequence ATGGCCATGACGGCTTCGATCCATTCCTGGCCCGAGTTGTCCTATCGCCGGCACCGGGACACCTACGACACCGTTCATCTCTGGACGCAGATCGTGGGGAAGATCCGCCTGGCGCTCACGCCCTGGCTGAACCACTCCTGGCATGTTCCCCTCTACGTGAGTGCCACCGGCCTGACCACATCCCTGATCACGCATCACGAGCAGGGCTTCGAGATCCGCTTCGATTTCATCGACCATCGCCTGTGGCTCCACAGTTCATCCGGAGCGCATCAGTCCTTCGCGCTGGAACCGATGTCCGTGGCGACCTTCTACCGCCGGACCATGGAGGCCCTCGCCCAGCTGGGACTGCAACCGGCGATCACTCCGACACCGGTGGAACTGCCGGACCCCGTGCTTCCCCTCCCCAGTGATGAGGAGCATGCGTCCTATGACGCTGCGGCCATGACGCGACTGTTTCAGGCGCTGCTGCAGAGCCATCGCGTGCTGACGCTGTTCCGTTCACGCTTCCTCGGCAAGGCCAGCCCGGTGCATTTTTTCTGGGGGGCATTCGATCTGGCCGCGACCCGCTTCTCGGGCCGGCCGGCGCCACTGCATCCCGGCGGCAGCCCCCACTGCGCCGACTGGATCATGCAGGAGGCCTACTCACACGAGGTCTGCAGTGCCGGCTTCTGGCCCGGCGCGGGGCTGGGGGAGGCCGCCTTCTATGCCTACGCCTACCCGGAGCCGACCGGCTTCAGCGCATGGCCGGTGGAACCGGCACCGGCGACCTACAACACGAGTCTGGGGGAGTTCATCCTTCCCTACGAGGCGGTGCGCTGTTCGGCCGACCCCGATGCAACGCTGCTCCGCTTTCTGGAGAGCACCTACGCCGGAGCCGCCACTCTGGCGGATTGGGATCGCCAGGCCCTGGAGCGGGCTGAGAGTCCCGGGCTCGACCGGGGCTGA
- a CDS encoding pirin-like bicupin family protein, with protein MVSTIHPAQQPTATTPNLLIRPAAERFHSRHGWLDSWHSFSFASHYDPRWMEFGPLRVINDDIFGAGGGFGMHPHRDMEIITVMVEGALKHQDSMGHTGHLRAGEVQRMTAGTGVIHSEINDSSEPCRLLQIWLEPQERGLRPEYEQRLFTVASEWTPLIHPERIDGAMAIRQNAALWRARPAAGETLQLPATPSAQRWIQMIDGAMELDLTGSDARTLLRKGDGMGITGPANGSLAAGPEGADLLLFDLG; from the coding sequence ATGGTCAGCACTATTCATCCTGCCCAGCAACCAACAGCAACCACCCCCAATCTGCTCATCCGCCCGGCGGCCGAGCGGTTCCACAGCCGCCACGGCTGGCTCGACAGCTGGCACAGCTTCAGCTTCGCCTCCCACTATGACCCTCGCTGGATGGAATTCGGGCCGCTGCGTGTGATCAACGACGACATCTTCGGGGCCGGAGGTGGATTCGGCATGCACCCGCACCGCGACATGGAAATCATCACGGTGATGGTGGAGGGAGCGCTGAAGCATCAGGATTCGATGGGCCACACCGGCCATCTGCGCGCTGGCGAGGTGCAACGGATGACCGCAGGCACCGGCGTGATTCACAGCGAGATCAACGACAGCAGCGAGCCCTGCCGTCTGCTGCAGATCTGGCTGGAGCCACAGGAGCGTGGCCTCAGGCCCGAGTACGAGCAACGCCTGTTCACGGTCGCGTCGGAATGGACACCGCTGATTCATCCCGAGCGCATCGATGGCGCCATGGCGATCCGGCAGAACGCCGCGCTCTGGCGCGCCCGCCCGGCAGCAGGGGAGACGCTGCAGCTCCCCGCAACGCCATCAGCACAGCGCTGGATCCAGATGATCGATGGTGCAATGGAGCTCGACCTCACCGGCAGCGACGCCCGCACGCTGCTGCGCAAGGGCGACGGCATGGGCATCACAGGCCCTGCGAACGGCTCGCTCGCAGCGGGGCCCGAAGGAGCAGATCTGCTCCTGTTTGATCTCGGTTGA
- a CDS encoding CDGSH iron-sulfur domain-containing protein encodes MAHPAALELDAGTHALCICGNSSNGAFCDGSHAGTGLTPHMLKLDAATTIYGCSCGSSNTKPFCDGSHAR; translated from the coding sequence ATGGCACATCCCGCCGCACTGGAACTGGACGCTGGAACCCATGCCCTGTGCATCTGTGGCAACAGCAGCAACGGAGCCTTCTGTGATGGCAGCCACGCCGGCACCGGCCTCACGCCGCACATGCTCAAACTCGATGCCGCGACAACCATCTATGGCTGCAGCTGTGGCAGCAGCAACACCAAACCCTTCTGCGATGGCAGCCACGCGCGCTGA
- a CDS encoding helix-turn-helix domain-containing protein, translating into MAESDSFLNSHRHDDCPAELALQVMRGRWKVQILRELADGIQRFSALRRALNGVSEKVLASQLRDLEQAGVVHRRVYPEVPPKVEYSLTAKGCDLIPVLESLHAWGTAEQA; encoded by the coding sequence ATGGCTGAATCCGACAGCTTCCTCAACAGCCATCGGCACGACGACTGCCCGGCGGAACTCGCGCTCCAGGTCATGCGGGGGCGCTGGAAGGTGCAGATCCTGCGTGAGCTGGCCGACGGCATCCAGCGCTTCTCGGCCCTGCGCCGCGCCCTCAATGGCGTGAGTGAGAAGGTGCTGGCCAGCCAGCTGCGCGATCTGGAGCAGGCCGGTGTGGTGCACCGCCGCGTCTACCCGGAGGTGCCACCGAAGGTGGAGTATTCGCTCACGGCCAAGGGCTGTGATCTGATCCCCGTTCTCGAGAGCCTGCACGCCTGGGGAACGGCGGAACAGGCCTGA
- a CDS encoding DUF4090 family protein, with the protein MSITGPDGVDAAIAAGIDLDGTPIPPAMLSLYREVMALEGARTRSGVTKSMRNRIVRSGAKHLDQATLDQRLRDAGWDGLKAKEIAFFYG; encoded by the coding sequence ATGAGCATCACTGGACCCGATGGCGTGGACGCGGCCATCGCCGCCGGAATCGACCTCGATGGAACGCCGATCCCACCGGCCATGCTCAGCCTCTATCGGGAGGTGATGGCCCTGGAGGGCGCCCGCACCCGCAGCGGGGTGACCAAGTCGATGCGCAACCGCATCGTGCGCAGCGGCGCCAAGCACCTGGATCAGGCCACTCTCGATCAGCGGCTGCGCGATGCCGGCTGGGATGGGCTCAAGGCCAAGGAGATCGCCTTCTTCTACGGCTGA